A region from the Leptospirillum ferriphilum ML-04 genome encodes:
- a CDS encoding UDP-glucuronic acid decarboxylase family protein, protein MTGGAGFIGFHLVRRLLAEGHRVDILDNFQTGTRENLSHDNGVIGRLIEQNVADPISGDYDGIFHLACPASPVHYQASPLETFRTAVWGTWQVMELCRLTGAKAVIASTSEVYGNPLVHPQTEDYFGNVNPVGLRSCYDEGKRGGETVAMDYHRIHGVDARIVRIFNTYGPRMLFNDGRVVSNFCHQALLGNPITVYGDGTQTRSFCFVTDMVDGLIRAMEAEHFASPVNLGNPVEYQVVELAKMVLSLSSSSSSILFKPLPSDDPSRRKPDITKARNLLGWEPRIPVEEGLLQTIVEFRKRLGK, encoded by the coding sequence GTGACCGGCGGTGCCGGGTTCATCGGGTTTCACCTGGTGAGAAGGCTTCTGGCTGAAGGACATCGGGTCGATATCCTGGACAATTTTCAGACGGGGACACGGGAGAACCTTTCGCATGACAACGGAGTTATCGGACGCCTGATCGAACAAAATGTGGCGGATCCGATTTCCGGGGACTATGACGGTATTTTTCATCTGGCTTGCCCTGCATCACCGGTTCATTACCAGGCCTCTCCCCTCGAAACCTTCCGGACGGCCGTCTGGGGGACATGGCAAGTAATGGAGTTGTGCAGGCTAACCGGGGCAAAGGCGGTTATTGCCTCTACCTCTGAAGTGTACGGAAACCCTCTGGTCCATCCCCAGACGGAAGATTATTTCGGGAACGTCAATCCTGTCGGACTTCGGTCCTGCTACGATGAGGGAAAACGGGGAGGGGAAACTGTCGCAATGGACTATCATCGCATTCACGGGGTGGATGCAAGAATTGTCCGGATCTTTAATACCTACGGTCCCCGAATGCTCTTTAATGATGGACGCGTCGTCAGCAATTTTTGTCACCAGGCTCTTCTGGGGAATCCGATCACGGTTTACGGGGACGGGACGCAGACCCGTTCGTTCTGTTTTGTGACGGATATGGTCGATGGGCTGATTCGTGCGATGGAAGCGGAGCATTTTGCGAGTCCGGTGAACCTTGGGAATCCTGTTGAGTATCAGGTTGTTGAACTGGCAAAAATGGTCTTGTCTCTCTCCTCCAGTTCGTCTTCGATACTTTTCAAGCCCTTGCCGTCCGACGATCCGTCCCGGAGAAAGCCGGATATTACCAAAGCCCGGAACCTTTTGGGATGGGAGCCCAGAATTCCTGTCGAGGAAGGGCTTCTCCAGACTATCGTGGAATTCCGGAAAAGACTTGGAAAATAG
- a CDS encoding lysylphosphatidylglycerol synthase transmembrane domain-containing protein: MADSKKLQLLFGVLISLLALWFSFRNANFGLLMHLLWKGHYGWVLPILLLMNLSFLVRAFFWRTTLSVTKRVSPVHLYGSILVGYMGNNILPFRGGELVRLMYTRKLEKISSAVLLSTIFLERFFDILLLTLVLLLFFFLHGSSGIGRKAIVLGLSTSVVFLALVLIARYRTVLIRFLKKRTGFDTTTIGGKIAVTGEKLLHGLSILASLKKMAVLFFLSFSVWGLTLFGCYFYLRIFDLDMHPVMMSLSLLLFTNLALVIPSSPGGIGVVQFATLYAMRLFGVRNEEALALSVVYQVVPFIFTTTLGWYFIHRQHMSLFDRKSSDTEAVSDFRTGQKSESPNQPKER; encoded by the coding sequence GTGGCCGATTCCAAAAAACTTCAACTCCTGTTTGGTGTGCTGATCAGCCTCCTGGCCCTCTGGTTTTCCTTCAGGAATGCCAATTTCGGTCTTTTGATGCATCTTTTATGGAAGGGACATTATGGTTGGGTCCTTCCCATTCTGCTGTTGATGAACCTGTCGTTTCTGGTTCGGGCCTTTTTCTGGCGGACAACGCTTTCAGTGACGAAACGTGTTTCTCCCGTGCACCTTTATGGCTCGATACTTGTCGGTTACATGGGAAATAATATCCTGCCGTTTCGTGGAGGAGAGCTTGTCCGACTGATGTATACCCGAAAGCTGGAGAAAATCAGTTCAGCCGTTCTCTTGTCGACAATTTTTCTTGAGCGATTTTTTGATATCCTTCTTTTAACTCTCGTTCTCCTCCTTTTTTTCTTTCTGCATGGCTCCAGCGGTATCGGGAGAAAAGCAATTGTTTTGGGTCTGTCCACGTCGGTCGTTTTCCTGGCGCTTGTTCTGATCGCCCGGTATCGGACAGTCCTGATCCGTTTTCTCAAAAAAAGAACCGGATTCGATACCACGACGATTGGAGGAAAGATTGCCGTGACAGGGGAAAAGCTTTTGCACGGGCTTTCCATCCTGGCTTCACTGAAAAAAATGGCGGTTCTTTTTTTTCTTTCCTTCTCCGTCTGGGGGTTGACTCTTTTCGGATGCTACTTCTACCTTCGGATCTTTGATCTGGACATGCATCCGGTCATGATGTCCCTGTCACTTCTTCTGTTTACAAATCTGGCTCTTGTCATCCCTTCTTCTCCGGGAGGGATCGGGGTCGTCCAGTTTGCCACTCTCTATGCCATGCGTCTCTTTGGTGTCCGGAACGAAGAGGCTCTTGCCCTCTCCGTGGTCTACCAGGTCGTACCCTTTATTTTCACAACAACGCTGGGATGGTATTTTATTCATCGCCAGCATATGTCCCTGTTTGACCGAAAATCATCCGATACCGAAGCGGTATCGGATTTCCGGACAGGACAAAAAAGTGAGTCACCCAATCAACCGAAGGAGCGATAA
- the pheA gene encoding prephenate dehydratase has product MIDIKKLREGIDRVDGEIIALLKKRADLAKQVGAYKIAHSLPFHVVAREREIIDRILEQDTAPFPKEALRHIYREILSACLSLEEPVSISYLGPPATYTHQAAIKHFGNSLRFLPAPTIREVFRFVESKDALYGVVPIENSTEGMVNYTLDTLVETDLKVVGEIVLPIHHCLLTKSSSLSNIKTVFAHPQSQAQCRSFLSTHLPNIPLVETSSNTRAVELCLEDESGAAIAGEMASDIYNIPILRRHIEDYPDNQTRFLVIGTIEPGKTRKDQTSIMISIIDRVGALSSILDMIAKQGINVTRLESRPSRKKAWDYIFFIDIEGHQEDQSIRELLKKLQNLCPYVKILGSYPVPDRKNTVGASHT; this is encoded by the coding sequence ATGATCGATATCAAGAAGCTCAGGGAAGGCATAGACAGGGTAGACGGGGAAATCATTGCGCTTCTCAAGAAAAGGGCCGACCTGGCAAAACAGGTCGGAGCCTACAAGATCGCCCACTCCCTTCCCTTTCATGTCGTGGCCCGCGAACGGGAAATCATAGACCGGATCCTTGAACAGGATACCGCGCCCTTTCCCAAAGAGGCCCTTCGCCATATCTACAGAGAAATCCTTTCAGCATGTTTATCCCTGGAGGAACCCGTTTCAATCTCTTATCTGGGTCCTCCGGCGACCTATACGCACCAGGCCGCGATCAAGCATTTTGGAAATTCCCTGCGATTTCTGCCCGCACCAACCATCCGGGAGGTTTTCCGCTTTGTTGAAAGCAAGGATGCTCTTTACGGGGTCGTGCCGATCGAAAATTCCACGGAAGGAATGGTGAACTATACGCTTGACACTCTGGTGGAAACAGATCTCAAGGTAGTCGGGGAGATTGTTCTTCCCATTCATCACTGTCTCCTCACAAAATCGTCCAGTCTGTCCAATATCAAGACGGTTTTCGCGCATCCCCAGTCCCAGGCGCAATGCCGGAGCTTTCTCTCGACCCATCTTCCAAACATCCCCCTTGTCGAAACATCAAGCAATACAAGGGCCGTTGAGCTTTGTCTGGAAGATGAATCCGGGGCCGCCATCGCGGGTGAAATGGCGTCGGACATTTACAATATTCCCATTCTGAGACGCCATATTGAGGATTATCCGGATAACCAGACGCGCTTTCTTGTCATCGGCACGATCGAACCCGGAAAAACTCGCAAGGACCAGACCTCCATCATGATCTCCATTATTGACCGCGTCGGGGCCCTGTCCTCGATTCTGGACATGATCGCCAAACAGGGGATCAATGTGACCCGGCTGGAAAGCCGTCCCTCCCGTAAAAAAGCGTGGGACTATATATTCTTTATCGATATCGAGGGACACCAGGAAGACCAGTCCATCCGGGAACTTCTGAAAAAGTTACAGAACCTTTGTCCCTATGTTAAAATTCTTGGCTCGTATCCGGTACCGGATCGAAAAAACACCGTGGGAGCATCCCACACATAA
- the thiO gene encoding glycine oxidase ThiO produces MESRTTDWDIVIVGAGIIGCSIAWHLRQSSLRILLVERAEPGGLATNAAAGILGPLNETSSPGPLLDLMQESLAMYPAFVDEVQRSSGLSADLVPSGILSVATSQDEMKQLLSRWEWQKSEGKDLTFLQADQVRKEFPELSKDILGAIHYPHESHVFAPRLLKGLLGGLGRTSVVFRSGTSIRKIRPEPKNEMTAETSHGDRIRSRQIVLTPGAYLNEMEVPDPVPPIIPANGQILSVRIPDFSLRKVVFYPEKGYFVPKLDGTVVIGATEETVGFQTRVTPRGIMEFLSPLEHVCPRLLDAPLQMTWSGLRPKTPDCLPVLGSHPHYPNLVFATGHYRNGILLAPVTGKKIARLLLEGNPGDSSLLPFSPARFV; encoded by the coding sequence ATGGAATCACGGACAACGGACTGGGACATTGTCATTGTAGGCGCCGGCATCATCGGATGCTCCATCGCCTGGCACCTTCGGCAAAGCTCTCTTCGAATACTGCTCGTTGAACGAGCCGAACCGGGTGGCCTCGCCACCAACGCAGCGGCGGGAATTCTGGGCCCATTGAATGAAACATCCTCACCGGGCCCCCTTCTGGATCTGATGCAGGAAAGCCTTGCCATGTATCCGGCTTTCGTGGATGAAGTTCAGAGGTCTTCGGGACTCTCTGCCGATCTTGTCCCTTCCGGGATCCTCTCCGTCGCAACATCACAAGACGAAATGAAACAATTGTTGTCCAGATGGGAATGGCAAAAGTCCGAGGGAAAAGATCTCACTTTTCTGCAGGCTGATCAGGTTCGCAAGGAATTTCCCGAGCTGTCGAAAGACATTCTGGGAGCCATCCACTATCCACACGAATCCCATGTTTTCGCCCCGCGGCTTTTGAAAGGTCTTCTCGGTGGACTGGGAAGGACATCGGTTGTGTTTCGCTCGGGCACATCGATCCGGAAAATCCGTCCCGAACCGAAGAATGAAATGACAGCAGAAACATCGCACGGGGACCGGATCCGATCCCGTCAGATTGTCCTGACACCCGGGGCTTACCTGAATGAAATGGAAGTCCCAGATCCAGTCCCGCCGATCATCCCGGCAAACGGGCAAATTCTTTCTGTCCGCATCCCTGATTTTTCCTTAAGGAAAGTTGTTTTTTACCCTGAAAAGGGTTATTTCGTCCCCAAGCTTGACGGAACGGTCGTCATCGGTGCAACCGAAGAAACCGTCGGATTCCAGACCCGGGTTACTCCACGCGGAATCATGGAGTTTCTCTCGCCTCTCGAACATGTGTGCCCCCGTCTTCTGGATGCCCCCCTTCAGATGACCTGGTCCGGCCTCCGACCAAAAACACCGGACTGTCTTCCGGTGCTGGGGTCTCACCCCCATTACCCAAACCTGGTGTTTGCGACTGGTCACTATCGTAACGGTATCCTGCTTGCTCCCGTGACCGGGAAAAAAATTGCCCGACTCCTCCTCGAGGGAAATCCGGGGGACTCCAGTCTTCTGCCCTTCTCTCCTGCCCGATTCGTCTAA
- the aroF gene encoding 3-deoxy-7-phosphoheptulonate synthase, whose translation MIIVLKPEATEQDIQHISGKLQENGLQVHISKGAERTIIGAIGDDRVLAGLPLAIFPGVESVHKILQPFKLVSREFKKEDTVIRFPNGVTIGGPEIQVMAGPCAVESDEQLLYIAERVKSAGAKILRGGAFKPRTSPYTFQGLGEEGLHHLSMAREKTGLLVITELMDPRDLPLLEKHTDIIQIGARNMQNFRLLSDVGESRKPVLLKRGLSATIKEFLMAAEYIASRGNQQIILCERGIRTFETMTRNTLDLNAVPVLKSLTHLPVLVDPSHGTGRWDLVIPMARAGIAAGGDALMIEVHNNPEEAYSDGEESLIPDNFDKLMKECRKIAAAVDRFIAE comes from the coding sequence ATGATTATCGTTCTGAAACCGGAAGCGACCGAACAGGACATCCAGCATATATCCGGAAAACTGCAGGAAAACGGTCTGCAAGTTCATATTTCCAAGGGAGCTGAACGGACCATCATTGGGGCCATAGGAGATGATCGGGTGCTGGCAGGACTGCCGCTGGCCATTTTTCCGGGAGTGGAATCAGTGCACAAGATCCTGCAGCCCTTCAAACTCGTCAGTCGGGAGTTCAAGAAAGAAGATACGGTGATCCGCTTTCCGAACGGAGTAACCATTGGCGGACCGGAGATTCAGGTCATGGCCGGACCCTGCGCGGTCGAATCCGACGAACAGCTTCTGTATATCGCTGAACGGGTCAAATCTGCCGGAGCAAAGATTCTTCGGGGCGGAGCGTTCAAACCCCGAACTTCTCCCTACACGTTCCAAGGACTGGGAGAGGAAGGACTTCATCACCTGTCCATGGCACGGGAAAAAACGGGACTTCTTGTCATTACGGAACTGATGGACCCGCGGGACCTCCCCTTGCTGGAAAAACACACCGACATCATCCAGATTGGTGCGCGGAACATGCAAAACTTCCGCCTCCTTTCCGACGTCGGCGAATCCCGGAAACCGGTCTTGCTGAAAAGGGGTTTGTCCGCCACGATCAAGGAATTCCTGATGGCCGCAGAGTATATTGCCTCCAGAGGGAATCAGCAAATCATCCTGTGCGAGCGTGGCATCCGTACCTTTGAAACGATGACCCGGAATACCCTCGACCTGAACGCGGTCCCTGTCCTGAAAAGCCTGACCCATCTCCCGGTGCTGGTCGACCCCAGCCATGGAACGGGACGCTGGGATCTTGTCATCCCCATGGCCCGGGCAGGAATTGCCGCCGGTGGAGACGCCCTGATGATCGAGGTTCACAACAACCCCGAGGAAGCCTATTCGGATGGAGAAGAATCCCTCATCCCGGACAACTTCGACAAACTCATGAAAGAATGCCGGAAAATAGCGGCAGCCGTTGACCGCTTTATCGCGGAATGA
- a CDS encoding cbb3-type cytochrome c oxidase subunit II, whose protein sequence is MAYREYKFGTMMIATLFVVTLSITILFPTLQMAKIPPTATAVQKAKDYGTESGWTAEDPMMTGDNRPTMIGKGKVVFIREGCWWCHTLLPEQTQDWQYFGAPPTAADFVGESPTVFGSDRKAPDLLHVGSRLPIKGWHLVHHANPRAVQPKSMMPAFNYLRKKDLDALADYMASLK, encoded by the coding sequence ATGGCGTACCGAGAGTACAAGTTTGGCACGATGATGATTGCGACCCTGTTTGTGGTGACGCTGTCCATCACGATTTTGTTCCCGACATTGCAGATGGCCAAGATTCCGCCAACGGCAACCGCTGTCCAGAAGGCAAAGGACTACGGTACGGAAAGCGGCTGGACGGCCGAAGATCCGATGATGACCGGCGACAACCGGCCGACGATGATCGGAAAAGGGAAGGTGGTGTTCATCCGGGAAGGCTGCTGGTGGTGTCACACGCTGCTTCCGGAGCAGACCCAGGACTGGCAGTACTTCGGTGCACCTCCGACCGCTGCCGACTTTGTGGGCGAGAGTCCGACCGTGTTCGGTTCGGACCGCAAGGCGCCGGACCTGCTGCATGTGGGAAGCCGGTTGCCCATCAAGGGGTGGCATCTGGTTCATCATGCCAATCCTCGGGCAGTTCAGCCCAAGTCCATGATGCCCGCGTTTAACTATTTGCGGAAAAAGGACCTGGATGCCCTGGCGGATTACATGGCCAGCCTGAAGTAG
- a CDS encoding MgtC/SapB family protein, with protein MNLLARPEDPLSLFHFLLLIGLSFFLGLAVEEVSLQEKIPGPGGVRTFPVLSLVGLGFFLLDPLYLSVFSVGLLVLGTWLYSYFRSEAANQSHPPSMVSAVSSLLAYLLGPIVIREPSWVSIALVVSSVFFLGTREKLHHLAESVPIPELLTAGKFLLLTGIIFPLLPREILLPSVPVTPYQVWKAVVVVSSLSYATYLAQRFLSPRGSDFLEAILGGFYSSTAATILLSRKGHVQTGREKEINAAIILANSLMYIRILLVLMLLRPAIAQKIGGPLLILFALGVLVAGIVFRWKRSDASYVPDAPGKSGSSGNPLELNSALFFALSYVVISFLTHWVHGTFGVSGVYVLAGVVGFTDIVPFILSLAHSGSAIPLHVILVSTMVAASSNNILKGIYLLIFWRKSAGLPSLLALGGLSAGGILLVFLFRM; from the coding sequence TTGAACCTTTTGGCCCGACCGGAAGACCCCTTGAGCCTTTTTCACTTTCTGCTCCTGATCGGGCTTTCTTTTTTTCTGGGACTGGCCGTGGAGGAAGTGTCCCTGCAAGAAAAAATACCGGGGCCCGGGGGTGTCCGTACATTTCCTGTCCTTTCCCTGGTGGGACTCGGTTTTTTCCTCCTGGATCCCCTTTATCTTTCGGTGTTCAGCGTCGGCCTTCTTGTTTTGGGAACCTGGCTTTATTCCTATTTCCGGTCGGAGGCGGCAAACCAGAGTCATCCTCCGTCCATGGTGTCTGCTGTCAGCAGTCTTCTGGCATACCTTCTTGGCCCAATCGTTATCCGTGAACCTTCCTGGGTCTCGATCGCTCTGGTTGTTTCATCCGTGTTTTTCCTCGGAACCCGCGAAAAGTTGCATCACCTGGCCGAGTCGGTTCCCATTCCTGAACTTTTGACAGCTGGAAAGTTTCTTCTTTTGACAGGAATTATCTTTCCGCTGCTTCCCCGGGAAATTCTCCTTCCATCTGTCCCTGTCACTCCATATCAGGTATGGAAAGCTGTTGTCGTCGTCTCCTCCCTCTCTTATGCTACTTATCTTGCCCAGAGATTCCTGTCCCCCAGAGGCAGTGATTTTCTTGAAGCCATTCTGGGAGGATTTTATTCATCGACTGCTGCAACCATTCTTCTGTCGCGTAAAGGGCATGTCCAGACCGGACGAGAGAAGGAAATCAACGCGGCTATCATTCTGGCCAATTCTCTCATGTACATCCGGATCCTGTTGGTTCTTATGCTTCTTCGTCCTGCCATCGCTCAAAAAATAGGGGGACCTCTCCTGATCCTTTTTGCACTGGGGGTTTTGGTCGCAGGGATCGTTTTCCGGTGGAAGAGAAGCGATGCCTCTTACGTGCCGGATGCACCAGGGAAGTCGGGTTCGTCAGGAAATCCTCTCGAACTGAATTCGGCCCTGTTTTTTGCCTTGTCCTATGTAGTGATTTCTTTTTTGACCCATTGGGTTCACGGAACCTTCGGGGTGTCCGGAGTGTATGTGCTGGCGGGGGTCGTGGGTTTTACCGATATTGTTCCTTTTATCCTGAGTCTCGCCCATTCGGGAAGTGCCATCCCCTTGCATGTCATTCTGGTCAGTACAATGGTGGCAGCTTCTTCCAATAATATTCTCAAAGGAATTTATCTCCTGATCTTCTGGCGGAAAAGCGCGGGATTGCCATCCCTTCTTGCTTTGGGAGGTCTATCGGCGGGTGGAATTCTTCTTGTCTTTCTTTTCCGGATGTAG
- the ndk gene encoding nucleoside-diphosphate kinase, giving the protein MIERTLAIIKPDACRKNYMGQILARYEKEGFRICAGKMQWLSQREAEGFYHVHRERPFFSSLTRFMSSGPVMTLVLEKENAISEHRALMGATDPQKAEGGTLRKLYGGSIEENAIHGSDSPETARFEIAYFFPSAEIF; this is encoded by the coding sequence ATGATTGAACGGACACTGGCTATCATCAAACCGGACGCCTGCCGGAAAAATTACATGGGTCAGATTCTGGCACGATACGAGAAGGAAGGCTTCCGTATTTGTGCCGGAAAAATGCAATGGCTGTCACAGAGGGAAGCCGAAGGTTTTTATCACGTCCATCGCGAGAGACCGTTCTTCTCCAGTTTGACCCGTTTCATGTCTTCCGGTCCTGTCATGACCCTCGTTCTGGAAAAAGAAAATGCCATTTCTGAGCATCGTGCGCTGATGGGGGCAACGGATCCGCAGAAAGCGGAAGGGGGAACGCTGAGGAAGCTGTATGGCGGATCCATTGAGGAAAATGCGATTCACGGCAGTGATTCTCCTGAAACGGCCAGGTTCGAGATCGCATACTTCTTTCCTTCCGCCGAAATTTTTTAA
- a CDS encoding UDP-glucose dehydrogenase family protein, which translates to MKISVVGTGYVGLVTATCFAEMGHDVIGVDIDHEKVQRLSRGESPLFEPGLEAMLKSNLSGGRLSFTTDLSVAVQNSLFCFVAVGTPKGEDGSADLNAVLAVARSIAEHMDGYRVIVVKSTVPVGTCDLVSREVSEALAHRPGPVDFDVVSNPEFLKEGAAVEDFLRPDRVIVGVSNPRVEELMRELYSPFVRNGHPVYFMDVRSSELTKYASNALLATKISFMNMISQICDKVGADVMSVRSGVGSDRRIGMPFLYAGVGYGGSCFPKDVKALIHTGTRLGVEMGLLREVEAVNDFQKLWVLKKLRDLIGPLSGKSIALWGGAFKPDTDDIREATSLTVLDGLIGEGARVSLYDPAAMPSLREIYGDSVCFGENPYSVLAGADVLVLLTEWRVFRNPDWRKVKSLMSGTLVLDGRNQYEPSELSRHGLSWHGVGRGCYTGNP; encoded by the coding sequence TTGAAAATTTCTGTTGTTGGAACGGGTTACGTAGGGCTCGTAACAGCCACCTGTTTTGCCGAAATGGGACATGACGTGATTGGTGTTGATATTGATCACGAAAAGGTCCAGCGGCTGAGCCGGGGCGAGTCACCCTTGTTTGAACCTGGTCTTGAAGCCATGCTGAAAAGCAACTTGTCCGGGGGCCGGCTTTCCTTTACAACGGACCTTTCTGTTGCTGTCCAAAACTCTCTTTTCTGCTTTGTTGCCGTGGGCACGCCGAAAGGGGAAGATGGCTCCGCAGACCTCAATGCTGTCCTGGCCGTTGCCCGTTCCATCGCGGAGCATATGGATGGATACAGGGTGATTGTTGTCAAGTCAACAGTGCCGGTTGGAACCTGTGATCTCGTCTCCCGGGAGGTCTCTGAAGCGCTGGCTCATCGACCTGGTCCCGTCGACTTTGACGTTGTCTCGAATCCGGAGTTTTTAAAGGAAGGAGCTGCCGTCGAAGACTTCCTCCGGCCCGACCGGGTCATTGTTGGAGTGTCGAACCCCCGGGTTGAAGAGCTGATGCGCGAGCTTTACTCTCCATTCGTCCGGAATGGCCACCCGGTCTATTTTATGGATGTCCGTTCTTCTGAACTGACAAAATATGCATCGAATGCCCTTCTGGCGACAAAAATCTCTTTTATGAACATGATTTCCCAGATTTGCGACAAGGTGGGAGCAGACGTCATGAGTGTGCGTTCAGGCGTTGGCTCAGACAGAAGAATCGGTATGCCTTTCCTGTATGCCGGGGTTGGATATGGAGGCTCCTGTTTTCCGAAGGATGTCAAGGCTCTGATTCATACGGGAACCCGACTGGGTGTCGAAATGGGTCTTCTTCGTGAGGTTGAGGCTGTCAATGACTTCCAGAAGCTCTGGGTTCTGAAAAAGCTTCGCGACCTGATCGGGCCCCTTTCGGGAAAATCCATTGCTCTCTGGGGCGGGGCTTTCAAACCCGATACGGATGATATCCGGGAAGCGACCTCGCTGACAGTTCTGGACGGGTTGATCGGGGAAGGTGCACGGGTCTCTCTGTATGATCCTGCTGCGATGCCCTCCCTGCGGGAAATTTATGGTGACAGTGTGTGTTTCGGAGAAAACCCGTATTCTGTCCTGGCGGGAGCAGATGTCCTGGTCCTCTTGACAGAATGGAGGGTTTTTCGAAATCCGGACTGGAGAAAGGTCAAGTCTTTGATGTCCGGGACTCTGGTTTTGGACGGGCGTAATCAGTATGAGCCTTCGGAGTTATCCCGACACGGGCTTTCCTGGCATGGAGTGGGTAGGGGTTGCTATACCGGGAACCCCTGA
- a CDS encoding YebC/PmpR family DNA-binding transcriptional regulator produces MSGHSKWATTKHKKAIIDAKRGKAFTRLAKEITVAARIGGGDPEGNPRLRTAMLKAREENMPMDNIKKAIQRGTGEIPGAHYEECQFEGHGPKGVAVMLKVQTDNKNRTVPELRTIFSKNGGNLGENGCVSWMFDQKGMISLEWPGATEDKAMELALETGADEFRLHENGIDLITSPADFSTVLESVKSRKLVPTFAEITMIPQTSVHLDGKDAQMMVRLMEALEEHDDVENVWSNFDIPDSLLEQLLSGNP; encoded by the coding sequence TTGTCGGGTCATTCAAAGTGGGCCACCACAAAACATAAAAAAGCCATCATAGACGCAAAAAGAGGAAAAGCCTTCACGCGACTTGCAAAAGAAATCACCGTCGCCGCAAGGATTGGCGGCGGCGACCCCGAAGGGAACCCCCGTCTGAGGACGGCCATGCTCAAGGCACGTGAAGAAAACATGCCCATGGACAACATCAAAAAAGCCATCCAGCGGGGGACCGGAGAAATTCCGGGAGCCCACTACGAAGAATGCCAGTTTGAAGGACACGGTCCGAAGGGTGTAGCCGTGATGCTGAAGGTCCAGACAGACAACAAGAACCGGACAGTGCCGGAACTGCGGACGATCTTTTCCAAAAATGGCGGAAACCTTGGAGAAAATGGATGCGTCTCCTGGATGTTCGACCAGAAGGGAATGATCTCTCTTGAATGGCCGGGGGCCACAGAAGACAAGGCCATGGAACTTGCCCTGGAAACGGGAGCAGACGAATTCCGGCTCCACGAAAACGGGATTGACCTGATCACATCCCCTGCTGATTTTTCCACCGTTCTGGAATCGGTGAAATCCCGAAAGCTCGTTCCGACCTTTGCAGAGATCACCATGATTCCCCAGACTTCGGTTCATCTGGACGGAAAAGACGCCCAGATGATGGTCCGCCTGATGGAAGCCCTGGAAGAGCACGATGATGTTGAAAATGTCTGGTCCAACTTCGACATCCCGGACTCCCTCCTCGAGCAGCTTTTGAGCGGAAATCCCTGA
- the sfsA gene encoding DNA/RNA nuclease SfsA produces MLYREPLTSGTFVRREKRYSVLVRLPDGQEVWAHSPNPGRLLSCLESPGTPVYLSSVPEREKNPPKYRFRVEQSEPLPGVRVGINPLLANKLAEEVIHEKLHPALAGASLLAREVRFGDESRVDFLLEMKGKKLFLEVKSVTFREEDAGLFPDAVSERASRHLEELEKCLGNGDLAAILFIVQRSDVNYVLPADRIDPHYGKVFRKAIANGVMAFAMRVSPQLNGLYPEIPLEVRSHNS; encoded by the coding sequence TTGCTATACCGGGAACCCCTGACGTCCGGGACGTTTGTCCGGCGGGAAAAACGCTATTCAGTTCTGGTGCGCTTACCGGACGGCCAGGAGGTCTGGGCCCATTCCCCTAACCCTGGACGACTCCTGTCCTGTCTTGAAAGCCCGGGGACACCCGTTTATCTCTCCTCCGTTCCGGAACGGGAGAAGAATCCGCCGAAGTATCGCTTCCGGGTCGAACAAAGCGAGCCCCTTCCGGGCGTCCGGGTGGGAATTAACCCCTTATTGGCAAACAAGCTTGCGGAAGAAGTGATCCACGAAAAACTGCATCCGGCTCTTGCCGGAGCATCTCTTTTGGCCCGGGAAGTTCGATTCGGCGACGAAAGCAGGGTGGATTTTCTTCTGGAGATGAAAGGGAAAAAGCTTTTCCTTGAAGTCAAAAGCGTTACCTTTCGTGAAGAGGATGCCGGACTTTTTCCTGACGCCGTTTCCGAGAGGGCGTCCAGACATCTGGAAGAACTTGAAAAGTGTCTTGGGAACGGGGATCTGGCAGCAATCCTCTTTATCGTACAACGCTCCGATGTAAACTATGTCCTGCCGGCTGATCGTATCGATCCCCACTATGGCAAAGTTTTTCGAAAAGCGATTGCAAACGGCGTGATGGCTTTTGCCATGCGTGTTTCTCCCCAATTGAACGGACTTTATCCGGAAATTCCATTGGAAGTGAGGTCCCACAATTCCTGA